A region of Candidatus Desulfarcum epimagneticum DNA encodes the following proteins:
- a CDS encoding Glycosyltransferase WbuB → MKILFLSQFFWPEDFRINDIAISLKKRGHEVTVLTGIPNYPYGHYYEGYGLWKKRREDFNGIKIFRAPLFPRRKGRWWELIINYLSFMFFACFSVLLFSRKKIDIIFFNQSPFSEGMPAIFLKIFTKAKLIYWAQDLWPRTLSATGNIRSKKVLKIIDMFIRLIYSRCDLILAQSHAFIKEIINQGAEPDIVSYFPNSAEKLYQPVVVKKDSEKRKLMPGGFCVTFAGNIGAAQDFETILGAAEILKNNDQINWVILGMGRMFSWVESQVEKRGLEKNVRLLGRRPMETMPEFFALSDALLAILKKEPIFAFTIPGKIQSYLACAKPVIVAMEGEGARIVTESGAGFACPPENPKSLAMAVLKMSNLSDVERKKMGRKGRKYFNEHFEPNNLLKRLETWMSELKR, encoded by the coding sequence ATGAAAATTTTATTTCTTTCTCAATTTTTCTGGCCTGAAGATTTTCGAATCAACGATATTGCCATCTCTTTGAAAAAAAGGGGACACGAGGTCACCGTCTTAACGGGGATACCCAACTATCCCTATGGACATTATTATGAAGGATATGGTCTCTGGAAAAAGAGACGGGAGGATTTTAACGGCATAAAAATTTTTCGGGCGCCTCTTTTCCCCAGGAGAAAAGGGAGATGGTGGGAGCTTATTATTAATTATCTTTCTTTTATGTTTTTCGCCTGTTTTTCCGTTCTGCTTTTTTCCCGGAAAAAAATTGATATCATTTTTTTCAACCAATCTCCTTTCTCAGAAGGGATGCCCGCGATTTTTTTAAAAATATTCACAAAAGCCAAGTTGATTTACTGGGCTCAGGATCTGTGGCCCCGAACCCTTTCCGCCACCGGCAATATCCGTTCAAAGAAAGTTTTAAAAATTATCGATATGTTCATCAGGCTTATATATAGCCGGTGTGATCTCATATTGGCCCAGTCTCACGCTTTTATTAAAGAGATAATCAACCAGGGAGCCGAACCGGATATTGTGTCCTATTTTCCCAACAGCGCTGAAAAACTTTATCAGCCGGTTGTCGTGAAGAAAGATTCTGAAAAACGAAAACTAATGCCCGGGGGATTTTGCGTCACATTCGCGGGGAATATCGGCGCGGCCCAGGATTTTGAAACCATTTTAGGCGCGGCGGAGATTTTGAAAAACAACGATCAAATCAACTGGGTGATTCTCGGGATGGGCCGGATGTTTTCATGGGTTGAGTCCCAGGTGGAAAAGCGGGGGCTGGAAAAAAATGTGCGTCTTCTGGGAAGACGCCCTATGGAGACAATGCCCGAATTTTTTGCGCTGTCAGACGCTCTTTTGGCGATACTCAAAAAGGAGCCTATTTTTGCTTTTACCATTCCTGGAAAAATTCAGTCCTATCTTGCCTGCGCGAAACCAGTGATAGTCGCCATGGAAGGAGAGGGCGCGCGGATAGTAACAGAATCCGGGGCCGGTTTTGCATGTCCTCCCGAGAATCCGAAATCCTTGGCCATGGCGGTTTTAAAAATGTCTAATTTGAGTGATGTTGAGCGAAAAAAAATGGGGCGAAAGGGAAGAAAATATTTTAATGAACATTTTGAGCCAAACAATCTGTTAAAACGATTGGAAACTTGGATGAGTGAATTAAAAAGATGA
- a CDS encoding UDP-N-acetylglucosamine 2-epimerase (Non-hydrolyzing), giving the protein MTLKVMTIVGTRPEIIKLSRVIHELDAHTDHTLAHSGQNYDYELNEIFFKDLEIRKPDFFLNAAKETAAGTIGEVISRSDDLMEKVRPDAVLLYGDTNSCLSVISAKRRKIPVFHMEAGNRCFDQRVPEEINRKILDHLSDINMPLTEHARHYLLAEGLKPETVIKTGSPMKEVLDYYMPKISASDVHDRLGLEPEKYLVVSAHREENVDSEVNFLDFLDTLNAMAEKYGLPVIVSTHPRTRKKIEGHGDFHSDERVRFLKPLGFFDYVRLQMKAFCVISDSGTITEESSILNFPAVTIRNAHERPEGMDEGTLIMCGLKPGRVMDSIDVVAAHHSKGKRSFKLVGDYDVDNVSKKVLRIILSYTDYINRTVWRKP; this is encoded by the coding sequence TTGACCCTCAAAGTCATGACCATCGTGGGCACCCGGCCTGAAATCATCAAACTGTCCCGGGTGATCCATGAACTCGACGCCCACACCGATCATACCCTGGCTCATTCGGGTCAGAATTATGATTACGAGTTAAATGAAATTTTTTTCAAGGATCTTGAAATCCGAAAGCCGGATTTCTTTTTGAACGCCGCCAAAGAGACCGCCGCCGGGACCATCGGCGAGGTGATCTCGCGCTCGGACGACCTCATGGAAAAGGTCCGGCCGGACGCCGTTTTGCTTTATGGGGACACCAATAGCTGTCTTTCGGTGATTTCGGCCAAACGAAGAAAAATCCCGGTGTTTCATATGGAGGCCGGAAACCGCTGTTTCGACCAGCGGGTTCCCGAGGAGATCAACCGGAAAATACTGGATCATTTAAGCGATATCAATATGCCCCTGACTGAGCATGCCCGGCATTATCTACTGGCCGAGGGGCTCAAACCCGAGACCGTGATCAAGACCGGCTCGCCCATGAAAGAGGTTCTGGACTATTACATGCCGAAGATATCGGCGTCCGATGTTCATGACCGTCTGGGCCTTGAGCCTGAAAAGTATCTTGTGGTCAGCGCCCATCGGGAAGAAAATGTGGACAGCGAGGTCAATTTTCTGGATTTCCTGGACACATTAAACGCCATGGCCGAAAAATACGGCCTGCCCGTCATCGTGTCCACCCATCCCAGGACCCGAAAAAAAATAGAAGGACATGGCGATTTTCATTCCGATGAGCGCGTCCGTTTTTTAAAGCCGCTGGGATTTTTCGATTATGTGAGACTTCAGATGAAGGCGTTTTGCGTGATTTCAGACAGCGGAACCATCACCGAGGAATCGTCCATACTTAATTTTCCCGCAGTCACGATCCGAAACGCCCATGAGCGCCCGGAGGGCATGGACGAGGGGACGCTTATTATGTGCGGTTTAAAGCCCGGCCGGGTCATGGACTCGATTGATGTGGTCGCGGCCCATCATTCCAAAGGAAAGCGCTCCTTTAAGCTGGTCGGGGATTATGACGTGGACAATGTGTCGAAAAAAGTTTTGAGAATCATTTTGAGCTATACGGATTACATAAACAGAACGGTCTGGCGCAAGCCTTAA
- the capD gene encoding UDP-glucose 4-epimerase — MPDKTKREKMIFEDKSVVVTGGTGSLGKTLVRRILTGDLGVPKKVIVFSRDEAKQHEMRMSYQRRLVATDEVIYRNFMDVLEFRIGDVRNFADVCSVLGDADIVVNAAALKQVPSCEYFPEQAMLTNCMGAANIVRAIGENHLPVQTVVGVSTDKACKPVNVMGMTKAIQERIFLAANILNPDVRFICVRYGNVLASRGSVIPLFHDQIQNGGPVTVTVPEMTRFLLSLDQAVNTVFAAIKSARPGEIYVPDAPSATALNIAKALIQERDIEIQITGIRPGEKMHEIMVSEEEAHRCVSAGDYYAIQSMLPELQDESDPSPRAFKKEFSSSDHPLNFDETIDLLKKNQLMADDLEKRPNGELLR; from the coding sequence TTGCCTGATAAAACAAAGAGAGAAAAAATGATTTTTGAGGATAAATCCGTTGTGGTGACCGGGGGAACCGGGTCCCTGGGAAAAACATTGGTGAGGCGCATTTTGACCGGGGACTTGGGCGTTCCGAAAAAAGTGATCGTGTTTTCACGGGACGAGGCCAAGCAGCATGAGATGCGAATGAGTTATCAGCGCCGACTGGTGGCCACGGACGAGGTGATTTATCGCAATTTTATGGATGTTCTGGAATTCAGAATAGGAGATGTCCGAAATTTCGCCGATGTCTGCTCTGTCCTTGGAGACGCGGACATAGTGGTGAACGCCGCAGCGTTGAAACAGGTGCCGTCCTGCGAGTATTTTCCGGAGCAGGCCATGCTGACAAATTGCATGGGCGCCGCGAACATTGTGCGCGCCATTGGAGAGAATCATTTGCCCGTCCAGACCGTGGTGGGCGTCAGCACGGACAAGGCATGCAAACCGGTCAATGTGATGGGCATGACCAAGGCGATTCAGGAGCGCATTTTTTTAGCCGCCAATATATTGAATCCCGACGTGAGGTTTATTTGTGTGAGGTATGGAAATGTGCTGGCTTCAAGGGGCTCTGTGATTCCGCTGTTTCATGACCAGATTCAAAATGGCGGTCCGGTGACGGTGACGGTTCCGGAGATGACCCGGTTTTTATTAAGTCTGGACCAGGCGGTAAACACGGTGTTCGCGGCGATCAAAAGCGCGAGGCCCGGGGAAATCTATGTTCCCGACGCCCCCTCGGCCACGGCCCTGAACATCGCGAAGGCATTGATCCAAGAGCGTGACATCGAGATTCAAATCACGGGGATCCGGCCCGGCGAGAAAATGCATGAGATCATGGTTTCGGAAGAGGAGGCCCATCGATGCGTGAGCGCCGGGGATTATTACGCCATTCAATCCATGCTTCCGGAGCTTCAGGATGAATCGGACCCAAGCCCCCGGGCGTTCAAAAAGGAATTCAGCTCAAGCGATCATCCTTTGAACTTCGATGAAACCATCGATTTGCTTAAAAAAAATCAACTCATGGCCGATGATCTGGAAAAGAGGCCAAACGGCGAGTTGTTAAGATAA